Proteins from a genomic interval of Pseudomonas silesiensis:
- a CDS encoding AAA family ATPase: MLKTLAVANYRSINKLVIPLGRLNLITGPNGSGKSNLYRALRLLAETAQGGVVNALAREGGLDSTFWAGPEHISRRMRNGEVPIEATVRQGVKRLRLGFAGEDFSYCIALGLPEKTLSCFSLDPEIKKECIWAGPFYRPASLLVDRDGPMIRAREGRSWEVLARHTPNFDSLFDQVGSFRTSPEVMQLREFIRRWRFYDHFRSDADAPVRQPQLGTRTPVLHHDGRDLAAALQTIREIGDPEALQTAISDAFPGARLSIAPLQGGRFAIEFYQEGLLRPLSAAELSDGTLRYLLLVAALLTPRPPSLMVLNEPETSLHPDLLPALARLIIRASAQSQVWVVSHARRLISALQEDEECNCIVLEKTLGQTGIVGQRMLDEPAWYWPD, from the coding sequence ATGCTCAAAACCCTCGCGGTCGCCAATTACCGTTCGATCAATAAACTGGTAATCCCCCTGGGCCGGCTGAACCTGATCACCGGCCCCAACGGCAGTGGTAAATCCAACCTCTACCGCGCGTTGCGCCTGTTGGCGGAAACCGCCCAGGGAGGCGTGGTCAATGCCTTGGCTCGCGAGGGCGGACTGGATTCAACCTTCTGGGCCGGCCCGGAACACATCAGCCGGCGCATGCGCAACGGCGAAGTGCCGATAGAGGCGACTGTTCGACAGGGGGTCAAACGCCTGCGTTTGGGGTTTGCCGGGGAAGATTTCAGCTATTGCATCGCGCTGGGTTTGCCGGAAAAGACCCTTTCCTGTTTTTCCCTGGACCCGGAAATCAAAAAGGAATGCATCTGGGCCGGGCCTTTCTATCGCCCGGCCAGCCTGCTGGTGGACCGCGATGGCCCGATGATTCGTGCGCGTGAAGGTCGCAGCTGGGAAGTCCTGGCCCGGCACACGCCGAATTTCGACAGCCTGTTCGATCAGGTCGGCAGCTTTCGTACCTCGCCGGAAGTCATGCAGTTGCGGGAATTCATCCGCCGCTGGCGTTTCTACGATCACTTTCGCAGCGACGCCGACGCGCCCGTGCGTCAACCGCAGTTGGGCACCCGCACGCCGGTGCTGCACCACGATGGTCGTGATCTGGCTGCCGCGTTGCAGACCATCCGGGAAATCGGCGATCCAGAGGCTTTGCAGACGGCGATCAGTGACGCGTTCCCGGGCGCGCGATTGAGCATCGCGCCGTTACAGGGCGGACGGTTTGCCATTGAGTTTTATCAGGAAGGGTTGTTGCGACCGTTATCGGCGGCCGAGTTGTCCGATGGGACCTTGCGCTACTTGCTGCTGGTCGCCGCGCTGCTGACGCCCCGCCCCCCGTCGCTGATGGTGCTGAACGAGCCGGAAACCAGCCTGCACCCGGACCTGTTGCCGGCGCTGGCGCGGTTGATTATCCGGGCGTCGGCGCAGAGCCAGGTGTGGGTGGTGTCCCATGCCCGGCGACTGATTTCGGCGTTGCAGGAGGATGAGGAATGCAATTGCATCGTGCTGGAGAAGACATTGGGCCAGACCGGGATTGTCGGGCAGCGGATGCTGGATGAGCCGGCTTGGTATTGGCCGGATT